Genomic DNA from Halalkalicoccus tibetensis:
CAACCAGTACTCGTCGGTGTCCGACGCTTGGTTGAGAAGCCCCATTGACAGACAATCAGAGACGTGCGAGGAGACGGTTCGACGTGAGACATCGGCTTGAGACGCAATTGTAGATAATTCAGTTGGGGACTCACGATCTCGGAACGATCGAATCACTGTGAGACGGTCAGAATCGCTGAGCCCGTTAATGAACTCTCGCACAATGAGATGATCGCCGGTTAGCGGATTCGTCACTGTACGCTCCTTCTGCGAACCGACGGTCTCGGCATTGGCCCCCACCATCATTTAATCGCTGCATCCTGCTGTGGATGGCGACGGCGGGATAAAAATTATCATACCATCACAACTTCATATATAATAGTAGCTGAGCCAATTATTGGAAAGTCTCGATGAAGAGAGTTTACATGCGCCCATATCTGACCGGATAGTATGGCCTCTCCGCTGCCGCCGAAACCTGCGGGGCATCCTGTGATTGGTCACGCACTTCGGTTTGCTCGTGGACCGTTTGACTTTGTAGACGCCGCCACGACCGAATGTGGCGACGCCTATCGAATGGAACTACCGGGATCGAACGAGATCTACGCACTCTGTCATCCAGATTACTTCGAGCAAGTCCTTGTCTCAGACGTCGGCTCATTTACCAAGACTGATGACTTCCAGCAGGCGTTTGGGAACGGATTACTATCTACTGATGGAGCCCAATGGCGTAAACAGCGCAACAGTCTGCAGCCACTCTTCTATCGAGACCATATCAGGGGCTTTGCCGAACAGATGAGTGAGTGCACTCAGCGTCGCCTTAAGACCTGGCAAGAAGGAGAAACCCGTGATATGGAAGCTGAAATGCAGAATCTTACCTTCGAGATTCTCTTTTCGACGCTCTTTGGCCGTGAGGTACAGCCTGGGGAGGGTGCTGAGCTACGCGACGCTGCCGACGGTATCAATGACTGGTTCGTCGCTTCTTCCTGGATGTTGCCAAACTGGATCCCAACCCCTGCTCGTCGTCGATTCAAGCAATCGAAAGCCCGTCTTCGCGAGGAGGTTCGAGCGATCCTTGCCGACAACCGAGAGCAATCAGCTACAGAGAGTATGGATATCCTCTCACAACTTAACCGGGCACGGGATGCCGATGGGGGCCTCTCGAAAAAAGAGATCGAGGATCAGCTCGTCACGATGGTCTTTGCGGGCTACGAGACCACTGCAGTCGCCCTCGCATTTGCTTGGCACTCACTCTCCGATCATCCAGAGATTCGAGAAGAGTTCCACCAGGAACTCGAGACGGTCCTTGGTGGTCGGGCGCCGACCTATGAGGATCTCTCAGAGTTAGAAATCACCGAGCGCATCATCAAAGAGACGCTTCGGTTGTTCCCACCAGTACATACGATCCCACGGCGTACGAAGGTACCTGTCGAGTTTGACGGCTTCCACGTCCCAGAAGGCGAAGAAGTACATCTAGCCGTCCTCCATGCCCACCGTGATCCCGAGACTTACGAGAGCCCGACCGAATTCCGGCCTGATCGATGGAAGGGAGACTTAGAAGAAGAGATCCACGACTTCGGGTATGTTCCATTCGGTGGTGGACGACGGACGTGTATTGGGCGAGAGTTCGCACTGTTAGAGGCGAAGATCGTGTTAGCCACGA
This window encodes:
- a CDS encoding cytochrome P450; the encoded protein is MASPLPPKPAGHPVIGHALRFARGPFDFVDAATTECGDAYRMELPGSNEIYALCHPDYFEQVLVSDVGSFTKTDDFQQAFGNGLLSTDGAQWRKQRNSLQPLFYRDHIRGFAEQMSECTQRRLKTWQEGETRDMEAEMQNLTFEILFSTLFGREVQPGEGAELRDAADGINDWFVASSWMLPNWIPTPARRRFKQSKARLREEVRAILADNREQSATESMDILSQLNRARDADGGLSKKEIEDQLVTMVFAGYETTAVALAFAWHSLSDHPEIREEFHQELETVLGGRAPTYEDLSELEITERIIKETLRLFPPVHTIPRRTKVPVEFDGFHVPEGEEVHLAVLHAHRDPETYESPTEFRPDRWKGDLEEEIHDFGYVPFGGGRRTCIGREFALLEAKIVLATIGQQFELDGDHTTEIELEPQLTTQSKNGIPMTIRPR